A window from Corythoichthys intestinalis isolate RoL2023-P3 chromosome 10, ASM3026506v1, whole genome shotgun sequence encodes these proteins:
- the pwwp2b gene encoding PWWP domain-containing protein 2B — protein sequence MEAAAEELLAGSRLPVTIDQIVNDTLLVTLTYRERSYTGILLDCNKKTGLFCLPDFTAKPVDFVVSETTCEIADVQGEEQDANSIGQESRRPKDENTLPKSSIATAPPLCPVPTLMPAGQTPYPPYFEGAPFPQPLWVRHSYSQWVPQPPPRPIKRKKRRTREPGRMTMSTIRLRPRQVLCEKCKNTLNSEEDSKDGLNNAKNSRKENTLHSDDDGVDKDTPNKLSKKNDVVLTKDNKRRENGTSIDSKRFRREKRSEAEGERFPGSDVIPHSPVIKISYSTPQGKGEVMKIPSRVHGSIKPFCPKQLRHNGLAENGKIPSNSAKEQRHILDARRSGLTVSIPKLKLTRPFTTVCQDIESPNIRLRHPKREHDESMVEYEAELVGNARRRSPRAPGPCLTHSEDSGEGKNSLELWSGSSGEEAERGHNDLTLLINFRKRKADSSSLSVCSSDSLDESKSFSSDGTSPELCDLAPGEDLSVTSSSIPSRDDCKTVPPITVRLHTRSMTKCVTEEGHAVAVGDIVWGKIHGFPWWPARVLSISGTRKEETATCEAQWPQAKVAWFGSPTTSQLSVAKLSPFRELFRSRFNRKKKGMYRRAILEAAKAVGHMSPEITSLLSHGDT from the exons ATGGAGGCTGCGGCCGAGGAGCTGCTGGCCGGCTCTCGGCTACCTGTCACTATCGATCAAATAGTTAACGATACACTATTGGTGACGCTGACCTATCGAGAAAGGAGCTACACAGGGATATTACTTGATTGCAACAAAAA GACCGGGCTGTTCTGTTTACCTGATTTCACAGCAAAACCAGTCGACTTTGTGGTATCTGAAACAACATGTGAAATAGCAGATGTTCAGGGTGAGGAGCAAGATGCCAACTCTATCGGCCAGGAATCACGAAGACCAAAGGATGAAAATACTCTCCCCAAAAGTAGTATAGCTACTGCACCTCCACTTTGCCCTGTGCCCACACTAATGCCAGCTGGGCAGACGCCATACCCTCCTTATTTTGAAGGAGCACCCTTCCCCCAGCCTTTATGGGTACGCCACAGCTACAGCCAATGGGTACCGCAGCCCCCTCCACGACCCATTAAGAGGAAGAAGAGGCGGACCCGAGAGCCTGGCCGCATGACGATGAGTACTATCCGTCTGCGGCCACGGCAGGTACTTTGTGAAAAGTGTAAAAACACCTTGAATAGTGAGGAGGACAGCAAAGATGGCTTAAACAATGCAAAGAACTCCAGAAAAGAGAATACACTACATAGTGACGATGATGGAGTTGACAAAGACACACCCAATAAGCTCTCAAAGAAAAATGATGTAGTTCTAACCAAGGACAATAAGAGACGGGAAAATGGCACCAGCATTGACAGCAAGCGCTTCAGGAGAGAAAAAAGAAGTGAAGCTGAAGGGGAAAGGTTCCCTGGAAGTGACGTTATCCCACACAGTCCAGTCATAAAGATTTCATACAGCACTCCACAGGGCAAAGGAGAGGTAATGAAGATTCCTTCGCGAGTCCACGGTTCAATAAAACCCTTCTGTCCAAAGCAGCTAAGGCATAATGGCTTGGCAGAAAACGGCAAGATACCTTCTAATTCTGCAAAAGAGCAAAGACACATTTTAGATGCTCGGCGGTCTGGCCTCACTGTATCCATTCCCAAACTCAAACTGACAAGGCCGTTCACCACTGTGTGTCAGGATATAGAATCTCCAAATATCCGCCTGAGACACCCAAAGAGGGAGCACGATGAGAGCATGGTCGAATACGAGGCGGAACTTGTAGGAAATGCGAGAAGGCGAAGTCCAAGGGCACCCGGACCCTGTCTCACCCACTCTGAAGACTCTGGGGAAGGCAAGAACTCTCTGGAGTTGTGGTCAGGAAGTTCTGGAGAGGAAGCAGAGCGTGGCCACAATGACCTAACCCTTCTCATCAATTTCAGGAAGCGAAAAGCAGACTCCTCTAGCTTGTCAGTTTGCAGCAGTGACAGCCTAGATGAGTCCAAGTCCTTCAGTTCGGATGGTACGTCACCCGAGCTGTGTGATTTGGCACCTGGTGAAGACCTTTCCGTAACTTCGTCTTCTATACCTTCACGGGACGATTGCAAGACTGTGCCCCCGATCACTGTGCGATTACACACTCGCAGCATGACAAAGTGTGTCACAGAAGAAGGTCACGCTGTGGCTGTGGGAGACATTGTGTGGGGAAAAATCCATGGCTTCCCTTGGTGGCCTGCCCGTGTCCTCAGCATCAGTGGGACCCGCAAAGAGGAGACTGCCACATGTGAGGCTCAGTGGCCCCAGGCAAAGGTGGCATGGTTTGGTTCCCCTACCAcatcccagctctctgttgccaaactttcaccttTCAGAGAGCTTTTCAGGTCCCGTTTTAACCGCAAAAAGAAAGGGATGTATCGGAGAGCCATCTTGGAGGCAGCCAAGGCTGTTGGACACATGAGCCCAGAGATTACATCACTACTTTCTCACGGCGACACATAG